One genomic region from Rosa rugosa chromosome 1, drRosRugo1.1, whole genome shotgun sequence encodes:
- the LOC133725742 gene encoding uncharacterized protein LOC133725742 — translation MEVEDCDFNMGSWILMRFTNPTRKEHLEIRQITVAMAHDFIAQKVAPSAVAYLEATCLSLSQLPSSSEPHVIEALFTILSVVIPQVSPEILNSRSKLVSEAVVRLLRIQPSSLNNNAGALGLKCISQLLAAIILNNNSNSNSTWSDVSYLYDYLLDFTTSSILRVRKPSSHVIGELLQSFQGTPHLAPASEALTSLFERWWLPVLSGGGASNTAAAAALTRRGVPEYWYLLDVMKICLVFMPTKFKLAVLNYFKAIFELILELEAHRPPVTVRLGWCLHRVCLHPSTDVPPQLLLDLLCLVSKSVSRKVPHAHEGYTTSSLLNTGVAKVYSSNRGICVSKLPLVFHALKILMGKPVQEDDGNIEEDIDAAANAFKCVIHACVDQGLIKQGVDQIGAIANKYEPQPQESTIIEKLCATIHSLLGYHQTNAPALSMDLAFEVVSTMFDKLGAYASYFMRGTLERLADMHKLPDEEFPFRKQATLLLGSLVEEKCGLHDDINIRAVLPQEQLMALLADYRGLKSQKKSELSHRKRKMGLNIGSPPGSLPYDCSPEMMAEAAKAAVSGAAQIAKKIKL, via the exons ATGGAGGTTGAAGACTGCGACTTCAACATGGGCAGCTGGATCCTGATGCGCTTCACCAATCCGACGCGCAAGGAGCACCTAGAGATTCGCCAAATCACAGTCGCCATGGCCCATGACTTCATAGCGCAGAAGGTTGCTCCCTCCGCCGTTGCCTACTTGGAGGCCACGTGTTTGTCTCTGTCCCAGCTCCCGTCCTCCTCCGAGCCTCACGTCATCGAGGCCCTCTTCACAATTCTCTCCGTCGTCATTCCACAAGTCTCACCCGAAATTCTGAATAGCCGCAGCAAGTTGGTATCCGAGGCCGTGGTCCGTCTTCTCCGAATTCAACCCTCATCTTTGAATAACAATGCAGGCGCGTTGGGACTGAAATGCATATCACAGTTGCTCGCTGCTATTATCCTCAACAACAACTCTAACTCTAACTCTACCTGGTCCGACGTTTCCTACTTGTACGACTACTTACTCGACTTCACCACCAGTTCCATCCTTCGG GTGAGGAAACCATCATCTCATGTGATTGGGGAGCTGCTGCAAAGTTTCCAAGGCACACCGCATCTTGCCCCTGCAAGTGAAGCCCTTACTAGCTTGTTTGAAAGGTGGTGGCTTCCTGTGCTTTCTGGTGGTGGCGCATCAaatactgctgctgctgctgccttGACTCGGCGAGGAGTCCCAGAGTACTGGTATCTTTTGGATGTTATGAAAATATGTCTCGTCTTCATGCCTACCAAGTTCAAGCTAGCAGTTCTCAATTACTTTAAGGCTATCTTCGAACTCATCTTGGAACTGGAAGCGCATAGACCCCCTGTTACGGTGCGCCTAGGGTGGTGCCTTCATAGAGTCTGCCTCCACCCATCTACAGATGTTCCACCACAGCTGTTGCTCGACCTCTTATGCTTGGTATCTAAGTCTGTCTCTAGAAAAGTTCCACACGCGCATGAGGGGTACACCACGTCCTCATTGCTCAATACTGGAGTGGCAAAAGTTTATTCCTCCAACAGGGGAATCTGTGTGAGTAAACTCCCTCTTGTGTTTCATGCACTCAAAATTTTGATGGGGAAACCTGTACAAGAGGATGACGGCAATATAGAAGAGGACATTGACGCAGCAGCAAACGCATTCAAGTGTGTCATTCATGCTTGCGTTGATCAAGGCTTGATCAAACAGGGAGTTGACCAGATCGGTGCCATTGCAAACAAGTATGAGCCTCAGCCTCAGGAGTCGACCATAATAGAAAAATTGTGTGCTACTATTCACAGCTTGCTTGGTTATCACCAGACTAATGCTCCTGCTCTCAGCATGGACCTTGCATTTGAAGTTGTTTCGACAATGTTCGATAAATTAGGGGCATATGCTTCTTATTTCATGAGAGGTACACTGGAGAGGTTGGCAGACATGCACAAGTTGCCTGATGAAGAATTCCCTTTCAGGAAGCAGGCTACACTTCTTCTAGGATCCCTTGTCGAGGAGAAATGTGGGCTTCATGATGATATCAATATTAGGGCTGTCCTGCCTCAAGAACAACTCATGGCACTGCTTGCAGATTACAGGGGCCTTAAGTCCCAAAAAAAGTCGGAACTTTCTCATCGAAAACGGAAGATGGGGTTGAATATTGGGTCCCCCCCAGGAAGCTTGCCATACGATTGTTCACCAGAGATGATGGCTGAGGCAGCTAAAGCTGCGGTATCTGGTGCTGCGCAGATAGCAAAGAAGATTAAACTCTAA